A genome region from Stenotrophomonas maltophilia includes the following:
- a CDS encoding LysR family transcriptional regulator, with the protein MDRLTAMTVFVEVAERGSLTAAAEVLDMSRAMVTRYLAEVEGWLGARLLHRTTRRVSLTGPGEAALARFRQMLAIGEALQGELASDDPEPHGTLRVTASVSFGQAHLARAVAGFVARHPAARIELLLVDRMVNLVEERVDLAVRIARQIDPSLIARRMATCRSVLCATPSYLQARGTPTAPEHLAAHNCLTHHYVGKSLWQLHRDGRSLSVAVGGNISANEASLLLEAVRAGAGIAMLPTYQVAPLLRSGELIELLPEFSLDELGIHAVYASRRQQPAIMRRFLDYLAECFASPAFQDLDWRPPGKENT; encoded by the coding sequence ATGGACCGATTGACCGCCATGACCGTGTTCGTCGAGGTGGCCGAGCGCGGCAGCCTCACCGCCGCCGCCGAGGTGCTGGACATGTCGCGGGCGATGGTCACCCGCTACCTGGCCGAGGTCGAGGGCTGGCTGGGCGCGCGCCTGCTGCACCGGACCACGCGTCGGGTCAGCCTGACCGGCCCCGGCGAGGCGGCGCTGGCGCGCTTCCGGCAGATGCTGGCCATCGGCGAGGCGCTGCAGGGCGAACTGGCCAGCGACGATCCCGAGCCGCACGGCACGCTGCGGGTGACCGCCAGCGTGTCGTTCGGGCAGGCCCACCTGGCGCGGGCGGTGGCAGGTTTCGTCGCACGCCACCCGGCGGCGCGCATCGAACTGCTGCTGGTCGACCGCATGGTGAACCTGGTGGAAGAGCGCGTGGACCTGGCCGTGCGCATCGCCCGCCAGATTGACCCCAGCCTGATTGCGCGACGAATGGCCACCTGTCGCTCGGTGCTGTGCGCGACGCCGTCCTACCTGCAGGCACGCGGTACGCCCACCGCACCGGAACACCTGGCCGCGCACAACTGCCTCACCCATCACTACGTGGGCAAGAGCCTGTGGCAGCTGCACCGCGATGGCCGTTCACTGTCGGTGGCGGTGGGCGGCAACATCAGCGCCAACGAGGCCTCGCTGTTGCTGGAAGCAGTGCGTGCCGGTGCCGGCATCGCCATGCTGCCGACCTACCAGGTGGCGCCGCTGCTGCGCAGTGGCGAGCTGATCGAGTTGTTGCCCGAGTTCAGTCTGGACGAACTCGGCATTCATGCCGTGTACGCGTCGCGGCGCCAGCAGCCCGCTATCATGCGGCGATTCCTGGACTACCTGGCCGAGTGTTTCGCCAGCCCGGCCTTCCAGGATCTGGATTGGCGCCCACCGGGCAAGGAGAACACATGA
- a CDS encoding class I SAM-dependent methyltransferase produces the protein MNHGQALIDHNRAAWDRQASEVREWSRPVESSIVAAAREGRWQVHLTPRALPLDWLGDVRGRRILCLASGGGQQAPVLAAAGAEVTVFDLSDGQLEQDRRVAARDGLQLRTVQGDMRDLHAFANDSFDVVFHPISNLYVPDVRPVWTECRRVLARDGMLMASFYNPVLFVGARDPQLDTQGLIRPQYAIPYSDLEDLPAAEREAKLARGDALTFGHSLTELIGGQLDAGFVIDRFMEDWQPTPRFLIDRYLPTFLATRARRIG, from the coding sequence ATGAACCATGGACAGGCCTTGATCGACCACAACCGTGCTGCCTGGGACCGCCAGGCCAGCGAAGTGCGCGAATGGTCGCGCCCGGTGGAGAGTTCCATCGTCGCCGCCGCGCGCGAAGGGCGCTGGCAGGTGCACCTGACCCCACGCGCGCTGCCGCTGGACTGGCTGGGCGATGTGCGCGGCCGCCGCATCCTGTGCCTGGCCTCGGGCGGTGGCCAGCAGGCACCGGTGCTGGCGGCGGCCGGTGCGGAGGTGACCGTGTTCGACCTGTCCGATGGCCAGCTCGAGCAGGACCGTAGGGTCGCGGCGCGTGATGGGCTGCAGCTGCGCACGGTGCAGGGCGACATGCGCGATCTGCACGCCTTCGCCAACGACAGCTTCGACGTGGTGTTCCACCCGATCTCCAACCTGTACGTACCCGACGTGCGCCCGGTGTGGACCGAATGCCGCCGCGTGCTGGCGCGCGATGGCATGTTGATGGCCAGCTTCTACAACCCGGTGCTGTTCGTCGGTGCACGCGATCCGCAGCTGGATACACAGGGTTTGATCCGGCCGCAGTACGCCATTCCCTATTCGGACCTGGAAGACCTGCCCGCCGCAGAGCGTGAGGCGAAACTCGCCCGCGGCGATGCCCTGACCTTTGGCCACAGCCTGACCGAACTGATCGGCGGGCAGCTGGATGCAGGCTTCGTGATTGATCGGTTCATGGAAGACTGGCAGCCGACGCCGCGCTTCCTGATCGACCGTTACCTGCCCACCTTTCTGGCCACCCGCGCACGCAGGATCGGCTGA
- the gph gene encoding phosphoglycolate phosphatase (PGP is an essential enzyme in the glycolate salvage pathway in higher organisms (photorespiration in plants). Phosphoglycolate results from the oxidase activity of RubisCO in the Calvin cycle when concentrations of carbon dioxide are low relative to oxygen. This enzyme is a member of the Haloacid Dehalogenase (HAD) superfamily of aspartate-nucleophile hydrolase enzymes (PF00702).), whose translation MSYPYPLVVFDLDGTLVDSAADIAEALNRTLEAIGMARVPEATVLGWIGDGVRRLVEQAVHAAGREVDLAEVMPVFMVHYRECLLRSPRLFDGVGEALAQLRAHNVPLAICTNKPEALVPPLLQHLGIGDAFALILGGDSLPERKPSGEPLRHIAAHFGLPVESCLMVGDSLTDYRAAEDAGMPIALVRYGYPRGLDLATAHAVAVIDDLRELPGLAAGVPV comes from the coding sequence TTGTCGTATCCCTATCCGCTGGTCGTATTCGATCTCGATGGCACGCTGGTCGACAGCGCAGCTGACATCGCCGAAGCGCTGAACCGCACGCTGGAAGCCATCGGCATGGCACGCGTGCCGGAAGCCACCGTGCTCGGCTGGATCGGCGACGGTGTGCGCCGCCTGGTCGAACAGGCCGTGCACGCCGCCGGTCGTGAGGTGGACCTGGCTGAGGTGATGCCGGTGTTCATGGTGCACTACCGTGAGTGCCTGCTGCGCAGCCCGCGCCTGTTCGATGGTGTGGGCGAAGCGCTGGCGCAACTGCGTGCACACAACGTGCCGCTGGCGATCTGCACCAACAAGCCCGAAGCACTGGTGCCGCCGCTGCTGCAGCACCTGGGCATCGGTGATGCGTTCGCGCTGATACTGGGTGGCGATTCGCTGCCAGAGCGCAAGCCCAGCGGCGAACCGCTGCGGCACATCGCCGCGCACTTCGGGCTGCCGGTGGAGTCCTGCCTGATGGTGGGCGATTCGTTGACCGATTACCGCGCCGCCGAAGACGCCGGCATGCCGATCGCACTGGTGCGCTACGGCTATCCGCGCGGCCTGGACCTGGCCACCGCGCATGCGGTGGCGGTGATCGATGACCTGCGTGAACTGCCGGGATTGGCCGCCGGCGTCCCGGTGTAG